In Populus nigra chromosome 1, ddPopNigr1.1, whole genome shotgun sequence, one genomic interval encodes:
- the LOC133703148 gene encoding protein LIGHT-DEPENDENT SHORT HYPOCOTYLS 5-like, translated as MDSTSGGATAPDPNSGEPCPSAATAGSSSASQPQQQPEGSSPPAPPSRYESQKRRDWNTFLQYLKNHKPPLTLARCSGAHVIEFLKYLDQFGKTKVHITGCPYFGHPNPPAPCSCPLKQAWGSLDALIGRLRAAYEENGGLPESNPFGARAVRIYLREVREGQAKARGIPYEKKKRKRPNVAVAVASVSVEAAAGGSNSGGGEGSGGGGDSSAAATSAAAAAATTTV; from the coding sequence ATGGACTCGACATCTGGAGGAGCCACTGCACCCGACCCGAATAGTGGAGAACCTTGTCCATCAGCAGCAACAGCAGGATCGTCTTCAGCATCGCAGCCACAACAGCAACCGGAGGGATCATCACCGCCAGCACCACCAAGTAGATACGAGTCACAGAAGAGGAGAGACTGGAACACTTTCTTACAGTACTTAAAGAACCACAAGCCACCTTTAACCCTAGCTCGTTGCAGTGGTGCACATGTGATTGAGTTCTTGAAATACTTGGATCAATTTGGTAAGACTAAAGTCCACATAACGGGTTGTCCTTATTTTGGGCACCCGAACCCGCCAGCACCTTGTTCTTGTCCACTAAAGCAGGCTTGGGGTAGTCTTGATGCGCTAATCGGACGGCTTAGAGCTGCTTATGAAGAAAACGGTGGACTGCCAGAATCAAACCCTTTTGGGGCTAGAGCTGTTAGGATTTATTTGAGGGAAGTTCGAGAAGGTCAAGCTAAAGCCAGAGGGATTCCTTATGAGAAGAAGAAGCGAAAAAGGCCTAATGTTGCTGTTGCCGTAGCGAGTGTGTCGGTGGAGGCAGCTGCTGGTGGCTCTAATAGTGGCGGTGGAGAaggaagtggtggtggtggtgatagtAGTGCCGCCGCTACAAGTGCTGCTGCGGCCGCTGCTACAACTACCGTATAG